A genomic stretch from Narcine bancroftii isolate sNarBan1 chromosome 9, sNarBan1.hap1, whole genome shotgun sequence includes:
- the LOC138742758 gene encoding ribosomal protein eL22-like 1 isoform X2 gives MAPTTKSTLHGGKKPVWRFILNISNPVEDGILDSANFEQFLREKVKVRGKAGNLGGIVQIERLQNKIIITSAKQFSKRYLKYLTKKYLKKNNLRDWLRVVASDKESYELRYFQISQEDQSDVED, from the exons ATGGCGCCG ACAACAAAGTCTACACTCCATGGGGGAAAGAAACCAGTTTGGCGATTCATACTGAACATCTCCAACCCAGTGGAGGATGGCATCCTTGACTCTGCCAACTTT GAGCAGTTCCTGCGGGAGAAGGTGAAGGTAAGAGGAAAGGCCGGTAACCTGGGTGGCATTGTGCAGATCGAGCGTTTGCAGAACAAGATCATCATCACTTCGGCCAAGCAGTTCTCCAAGAG ATACCTGAAATACCTGACTAAAAAGTACCTGAAGAAGAACAACTTGCGTGACTGGCTGCGAGTAGTTGCCTCCGACAAGGAGAGCTATGAGCTGCGCTATTTCCAAATCAGCCAGGAGGACCAGTCTGATGTGGAGGATTGA
- the LOC138742758 gene encoding ribosomal protein eL22-like 1 isoform X1, whose amino-acid sequence MAPQTTKSTLHGGKKPVWRFILNISNPVEDGILDSANFEQFLREKVKVRGKAGNLGGIVQIERLQNKIIITSAKQFSKRYLKYLTKKYLKKNNLRDWLRVVASDKESYELRYFQISQEDQSDVED is encoded by the exons ATGGCGCCG CAGACAACAAAGTCTACACTCCATGGGGGAAAGAAACCAGTTTGGCGATTCATACTGAACATCTCCAACCCAGTGGAGGATGGCATCCTTGACTCTGCCAACTTT GAGCAGTTCCTGCGGGAGAAGGTGAAGGTAAGAGGAAAGGCCGGTAACCTGGGTGGCATTGTGCAGATCGAGCGTTTGCAGAACAAGATCATCATCACTTCGGCCAAGCAGTTCTCCAAGAG ATACCTGAAATACCTGACTAAAAAGTACCTGAAGAAGAACAACTTGCGTGACTGGCTGCGAGTAGTTGCCTCCGACAAGGAGAGCTATGAGCTGCGCTATTTCCAAATCAGCCAGGAGGACCAGTCTGATGTGGAGGATTGA
- the LOC138742758 gene encoding ribosomal protein eL22-like 1 isoform X3: MAPQTTKSTLHGGKKPVWRFILNISNPVEDGILDSANFEQFLREKVKVRGKAGNLGGIVQIERLQNKIIITSAKQFSKRSDSCSIHRQQKLQIKNQSNMCRCHKSV; this comes from the exons ATGGCGCCG CAGACAACAAAGTCTACACTCCATGGGGGAAAGAAACCAGTTTGGCGATTCATACTGAACATCTCCAACCCAGTGGAGGATGGCATCCTTGACTCTGCCAACTTT GAGCAGTTCCTGCGGGAGAAGGTGAAGGTAAGAGGAAAGGCCGGTAACCTGGGTGGCATTGTGCAGATCGAGCGTTTGCAGAACAAGATCATCATCACTTCGGCCAAGCAGTTCTCCAAGAG gtcagactcctgttcaatccatcgacAACAAAAGCTCCAGATCAAAAACCAATCCAACATGTGCAGATGTCACAAGAGTGTGTGA